The genomic window CAACCGGTGGAACGCCCTGTAAAGCGTTCGGCAGAATATCAAATGATCCTACCTCGTCGCCTACGCCGTCATTGAGATCAACAGCAAAAGACGGAGAGGCGACAGGTTGGACCGCTGGCTCGTACACAGGGACGGATgaagaagcaacggcaggccTGAAACTGGAACCGGCTGCCGTGGCTACAGTGGTGGTATTTCGGTTCGAACCCCCTGAgttggataccacatcaaccagctttgccaacaattctggtgtcctcacctccggaaactgcctccgacaaaaaaacatgacttgcaggtcctcatcactacaaatggtgaaacaatcatacttcacggtatcCTGCAGGACCATGATTGGAATGCggtagaaaaacttcttaacccgcttcgcaccttccagaccaagtttcatcagcacagatctaacaaggtcatcatagctcaTCGTTGGACTAAcgacaatacagagaggatccttatctgtgaacttcacacccgaacgagttttcctcttaaAGGATCCTTTGTGGTGAACCAAAacaacaaaactctcctcactagccatcttaaaccctctaatgagagcaactcacgtttacaACCATATATATACTGCTCTGTCTACCACTaaatcgaaccagcctggttcgaattagggattgtgtaattcgaaccagcttggttcgaattacttgatgcagcttctctctctataattcgaaccagcttggttcaaATTACTAACAATGCTAATTCGAATCACCCTGGTTCGATTTACTTGAACCATTTTCTCTCTCTGTAATTCGAACTGCCTTGGTTCGAATTATTCATGAATGCAGTTCGAACCAATgtggttcgaattatattaatATATGGTTTGGCTCATTGATGAAACGATTTTGGTTTTGGCTTATTTACGTAATTTCGGCCTGGCATTGGCTTATTATGGTTTTTTGCCCTATTTTTTATTAGTGTCTGATTTTGGTATATACCTAGCATATTAATTTATACAACTAACTGTGATTAGATTACATTGTTCAATTGGCTTGAAAGAGAAATGAAGCTCTGATTAAATAAGACACACAATATATATCTTCTTTTATTTGTCGAAATTCATGAACAACGCAAAAGAAAATCGACATATATTGCTAGATAGTAcacaataaattaaaattttcaaattataaatGGCAAACATTAACTAGGTTGCCAAATGTTAATTACCATACTGTtgttatattaataataaaataattatgattACGGTAGTCCTGGGAATCATAGCTTATTCCAGCAGCAACCGTAACGCATCATCATAGTAATAGTGATTGCAATTGCATTAgctgcatttttttttattttagtttctgcAATTCTTACAATTGCAATAATAATTGCAACCgtaatttaaaagtaaatattttccCAATAAAGAGGGAGAGAATTTAGGAAATTAATTAAAGCTGCTCCTCAGTTACCAATTCCTCAATCATGTTCCCATTGATGAGAAGGTTATTATTACTGAAGACTGATTCAACCTCTTTGGACGATGTTGAAATAATCGGACATTTTTGCGCAATCACAATAGAATTGATAACCTCATCAGTAGGGTGAAAGACGGACAAAACTTCAAATCCTTTGAGATCAAAAGAAGGATTGACTACCGGATATAGAAATGCTCTGGCACTATAGGCACTTCTTACCATAAGAAATGCCCCAGGTGCCATATACTTACCCAGATGGTcaattactttcttcttctcctcatttTTCATTCCCACGAGCGCGGCAAGAAAAACAACATTGAACTCGTTCAAACCATGCGACACATCTAATATGTCGCTAGTGTGAAAGACCATGCGCTTTGACAGGTCATGATCCGAAGACACCAACGCCTTGGCCATAGAATTGGCCAAAGCGTCTATGTCATAATTATGGAATGTGGTGTTGGGAAAGTGGTTGGTAGCCAAGACAATGGAGGTTAAGGGAAGAGGGCCAGAACCCACGAAGGCAATCTTGGTGGGAACAGCCTGGCAGTGCTGGCTAAGAATGTTGAATTCGAGACAACTAAGTTTNNNNNNNNNNNNNNNNNNNNNNNNNNNNNNNNNNNNNNNNNNNNNNNNNNNNNNNNNNNNNNNNNNNNNNNNNNNNNNNNNNNNNNNNNNNNNNNCGTGAAGACGTCCAAGTGGGTTCTCACCGGAGGATGACGACACCAAAAGCGCCGAATAATGCATCTCCAAGAGCGATTCGGCTTCGGCGCAAAGACGAATTAGGTCGGATCTAGCTTCTTGGACGGTTGTGGAAAGTTTAGTGATGTCGATGAATGGGGTATGAGGGATGCATGTGCGAACGAGTTGGGTGAAGAGGGTGTCCACATCTTGGGAAGGTTTGAGGGTGTCTAAGGTTGAAATCTTGTGGTAGAGGTCAAGCACTTTGTTCACTAATGCCTCTTGTTCTTGGCAAACCATGATGTCGACACTATGAGGAGAGAGTGAGGGAGAGTGGTGTTCTTCACTGTTACTCTTTAACACATATAGCTCATGGAACATTGAGAGATTATGGTAATATTTATGCTTATTTTTGTTGGGACCACATCAGCCCTAAAACCGCTTTTTTTAATCAGGAAATATATGATGTTGTGTCAAGGTGGGGAATTGCACTACCGTTTTAAAAAGTGATAATTGCTTTTTCCTTCAAATAAATCTCGAGTGCTAAGTGTTTTGGTTTCTTAACAAGATATTTGAGTTAGAGTtccgaaaataattaaaaaaataaaagttattACTAAAAAAATTCTATCATTTCCATAGGACTTCATTTTCGTCTTTCTAGATATAAAATCTTATGTCTAGTTCAATTGGGACaacgaaaaataaataaatttcatagCGTATCGTATTTTGTTATTTGATAATAAAGTATACATATTTATAAAGTTTATATTATGATTAAATACGTAAAGTATGTTTGATGAGCTAGATAAAAGTGGGAATACATTTTAACCAAATGATTTTTATGGGACATATATAGTAAAGTTAAAATTCACACTTATTTATATTATGATAATTGAGGATAATTCAAGAGTGTTTCTAACTTTATATACAGAAAGTGTACGTGAATTAGTCATCGGGAagtataaaaactaattaaaaagctAATTGAGAAGAAAAACTTGACTATATGTTGCAAAATAATAATTAGtcgttattttttttaattgttataatactactactttcgttaaaaatttaaatgaataacaaaaaatagaaaaataattatatctctaatattaaTAAATAGGTGGGGATATCccttataaaattaaaatgttGTAATGATATTACAAATTAGCAACATCTTAGTTGGCACTACTATGTAGTATGTACCCATCATATTCTAATATGATTGCTGTGCCATAAGAAAGTTGAATGTATACAAAAAGTTCGAATTAAAATCTTTAGTATAAAAGAACTTACATTATCATATATAAAATCTTAATTTCTCATGAATACaactcatttaattttatttcaaatataaAAAGCATTTTAGAAACTTAAAGAAAAGGCAGCATATGATAGGATATTAAGAGAAATTTTATAGAAAATTTCAGGAAAAAAGTAAGAATTTTATACTACATTCATACAATTAATGACATATATAATTGATTAATTATAACTAGTATGAGAATTCAATGTAGTGTGAATGGTGAATTTTTTACTTGTATAAGACTAtaggcttgtttgggtgagtttttaagaaaatatcttttttcgagttatcttttttaaaaaatcttatgcagaggtaaaagtaattttatatttggatatctcatgtaaaaagatctttttatctatcaattatgtttgggtataataatataaaagatctttttatctaacaattattgaataattttctatatttaaattatacagCTTAACAGTtgtaaaagaataagaattttatatgatttagttaactaattgagattttggaatttaatactttaatttttataaacaaagaaaattaattatattatttttaattttaaattagaatacatGATTAAATGCTAATCAGTAAGTTGATaatcaaataatatttttcaatataattttaatggattaaattagatttttaattgatACTCTATactctaatttaattaaaattaccaaattttaatttatctaaaaatcTCTAATTTCACATTTGTCCCAaattaaatcctaatcctaaaatcaaGCACACTAACCTTCACTCCTTCTAACCCAACCCTAGCCGCCTTGTTCTCCTTGTTACCAAACACAGCGGTGGcaataggaaaaagaaaaaagagag from Arachis ipaensis cultivar K30076 chromosome B09, Araip1.1, whole genome shotgun sequence includes these protein-coding regions:
- the LOC107619807 gene encoding nicotianamine synthase (The sequence of the model RefSeq protein was modified relative to this genomic sequence to represent the inferred CDS: added 26 bases not found in genome assembly), encoding MFHELYVLKSNSEEHHSPSLSPHSVDIMVCQEQEALVNKVLDLYHKISTLDTLKPSQDVDTLFTQLVRTCIPHTPFIDITKLSTTVQEARSDLIRLCAEAESLLEMHYSALLVSSSSGENPLGRLHVFPYYSNYLKLSCLEFNILSQHCQAVPTKIAFVGSGPLPLTSIVLATNHFPNTTFHNYDIDALANSMAKALVSSDHDLSKRMVFHTSDILDVSHGLNEFNVVFLAALVGMKNEEKKKVIDHLGKYMAPGAFLMVRSAYSARAFLYPVVNPSFDLKGFEVLSVFHPTDEVINSIVIAQKCPIISTSSKEVESVFSNNNLLINGNMIEELVTEEQL